The DNA region GGCCTCGATGTCGTCGTGGTGGGCAACGGCTGCCGGCCCGAGCGGGTCCCCGACGGTGTCCGGACCGTCGAACTGCCTGAGAACGTCGGCATCCCCGAAGGCCGCAACGTCGGGGCCTCGGAGGCCGAAGGGGATTACCTGTTCTTCTTCGACAACGACGCCCACCTGCCCGACACCGGCACGCTCGCCCGCCTTGTGGACGAGCTCCGCCACGACCCGCGCCTCGCCTACGTTCAGCCCCGGATCAGCGACCCCGTGACCGGGATGACTCTGCGCCGCTGGGTACCGCGTCTCCGCGCCTCCGATCCCACCCGCCCCGGCACCGTGACGGTCATGGCCGAAGGCGTCGTCATGATCCGCCGCGACGCCTACGACCGGGCCGGAGGATGGCCCGGCCACTTCTACCTCTTCCATGAGGGCGTCGAGCTGGCGTGGCGCCTGTGGGACCTCGGGTGCACCGGCCGGTACGTCCCCGACATCGTCGTCCACCACCCCGCCACCGACCCCGCGCGGCACGACACCTTCTACCGGCTCAACGCCCGCAACCGCGTCTGGGTCGCCCGCCGCAACCTTCCCCTCCCGCTCATCCCGCTCAACCTCGCCACTTGGTGCCTGATCACTCTGTGGCGCATCCGGGACCGCCAGGCGATCCGCGTGACGCTCGCAGGGTTCCGAGAGGGGCTGGCCGGCGGACACGGCCTGAGAAGGCCCATGTCGTGGCGGACGGTCCTCCGTCTCACGAAGGCGGGAAGACCCCCCGTCTTCTGACGTAGGGGAACCGCCCTTGACCCGCGAAATCGCTGGCGGGGAGCCGAAGGGTGTCCGAATCCGCCGTCACCAGTGCGCGCGACGGTCTACGGCCGGACTTTCATCACGCCGGAACGTCCACGCGTGAGGTCCCTCTCACTGTCGCCGATCCGGACGGTCGGACCCGGCCGTGAGTATGAGATGTCATCATGCAACATGCGGGACGGTCTTCCCGCTGCGGCCGCGTCTCCGCGAGCCGGACGACGTCGAACGCAAACAAGGATCGTTCTGTGGCCACACCTGAACAGGCAGACAGTCCCACGTCCCTCTACGGGGTCGCGTCATCGGTTCTCGGCGTGATCGCTCTGGTCACCGCGGTGCTCGCCGATTACGCCGGCATCGCGCTTCCCCTGCTGTCCGGCAGCCTCGCCGTCACCTTCGCGGTGCTCGGCCTGAGCAACCGCCTCGATCGTGCCCGGTGCGCTGTCGGTCTGGTCGCGGGCGGCCTCGGTGTGCTCCACCCCGTCTTCCTCGTCGCCTCGTTCGGTGGCTGATCACTCGGGTAGAACCCGAGCTCCGCGCCGCCCCGCACATCGGACTCCGCAGAGGCTCCAGTCACCAGTCGGGTGACGGACGTCCCCCGAAGGGAACCGCGTAGGCTCGGGCCGCCGCCACGGGGGGTCCGCGAGAGCGGGTGAAGTGCCCCTTCGGGCACTTGACGGGGCGTCAGGGGAGTCGGCGGGGGCCGGCCCCAGTCCTGAAGAACCGCGGGGGCAGCTGCCCGGACACGCTACTCGTTGTAAAATAGGACAACCGCCCTTGACCTGCAAAAACGCAGGCAGGGAGCCTAGAGTGGGAGTACCTCGATGATGCGTACCATGTTCAAGTCCAAGATTCATCGTGCCACGGTGACCCAGGCCGATCTGCACTACGTCGGCTCCGTGACCATCGACGCGGACCTCATGGACGCCGCCGACCTGCTGCCGGGCGAGCTCGTTCATATCGTGGACATCGACAACGGTGCCAGGCTCGAGACGTACGTCATCGAGGGCGAGCGCGGCTCCGGCGTCATCGGCATCAACGGCGCGGCCGCGCACCTCGTGCACCCCGGCGACCTCGTCATTCTGATCAGTTACGCCCAGGTCGACGACGCCGAGGCCCGCGCGCTCGTCCCGAGCGTCGTGCACGTCGACGCCGACAACCGCATCGTGGACCTGGGAGCGGACGCCTCGGCGCCCGTACCCGGCAGCCGCACCGAGCGGAGCCCGCACGCGGTCCCCGCGTCGTAGCCCGCCCGGCCCTCCCCCGCGAGGAGCATCCGCCATGGCAGCAGAGAACACGTCGGTCGAGATCCGGGACGACCGGGAGCACGGCAAGCTCGTTGCCCACGAGGACGGTGCGCCCGCCGGGAGCATCGCGTACTTCGTGATGTACCCGGAACCGGGTGCCCTCGTCGCCGTGCACACCGTCGTCGGGCCGGAGTACCAGGGCAGGGGCATCGCGGGCGCGCTGGCCCGTGAGTTCTACGCCCTCGCGTCCAGCGAGGGGGTCCCCGCCGTGCCGCTCTGTCCGTACGTCGCGAAATGGGCCCAGCGCCACCCGGAGCAGGCGCCCGCGGCCCCGGAAGAGCTGGTGGAAGGGGCGCGGCGGCAGCTCGGGTCGCATCCCGGTCTGCTCTGACCAGCCGGTCCGTCGGCCTGGACGTATGGACTCGGCAGGCGCGGGCAGCCGCACGGAGAGACGGTGGAGTCAGATCCACGCGTATGTTCCGTCGCTGTTGGAGGACGAGATGACCCATCCGTATCCCGACCCCGTACCGCCCGCGCCGACGCCTCCGCCCGTACCGGGCCCCCCGACACCCGTACCCTCCCCGCCGCCCGTGCCCGGGCCGGTGCCGCCCGGTCCGGCTCCGGATCCCATTCCGCAGCCGCCCGGTCCGAACCCCGACCCGGTCCCCGAGCCGGAACCGGAGCCCTCCCCGGCGGGACGAGCGCCGTAGCGAGTCCCCGCCGACGCGGGACGAGCCGCCGGGCCGGGCCCCGCTCGTGGGATGGGCGGGGCACGGCCCGGTGGGGGCTTCCCTCTACCGGTTGCGGTCTTCGTCGCCGCGGCCCGCGGGCAGCCCGGTGCCCAGAGCGGTCAGGGAGTCGGCATGGTCCAGACCGCTCTCCGCGGCCACCGAATCCAGCGACTGCGCGTCGCGTACCGGTGCGAACCGCACTCCGCCCCCGTCCGCGTCGTCGCGGACGAAGCCGTACACCGCGGGCCGGGGCAGGCTGTTGTAGGCCCAGTGCGTCGAGAAGTAGTACGCGCCGGTGTCGTACAGGGCCACGAAGTCGCCCTCCCGCAGCTCGGGCAGCTCGCGGGCATGGGCCACCACGTCCCCGGCGAAGCAGCACGGCCCGGCGATGTCCTGGGCCAGGAGCGGGCCCTTGCGGGGAAGGCCTTCCGCGTCGAAGGCCCCGATCCGCAGCGGCCAGGCGTCAGGCATGAAGACCGTGCGGGTGGCGACCTGCGCGCCCGCGTGGGTGAGGGCGATACGCCGGCCGCCCGCGTCCTTCGTGTACTCCACCCGCGCCCCGATGAAGCCGTTCTTGGCGAGCAGCGACCGGCCGAACTCGGTGACCAGGGCGTACCGGCCGTCGAAGAGGCCGGGCGCCGCGGCGCGGAGCGCGGACACGTAGTCGGAGAAGGAGGGCCGGTCCTCGTCGTCGGTGAAGTTGACCGGGAGGCCGCCACCGATGTCGATCCCGGTGATCCGGCGGACCCCCACCGCCTCGTTGATCTCCTCGGCCAGCCGGTACGTCTCGGCGATGCCTTCCGCGATGAGCTCAGGCGGACAACCCTGGGAACCCACGTGGGCATGCAGCCGGGTCAGCCACCCACGTTGTGCGAAGGCATCCACCACCTGTTCGCGGACCCCCGGATCGCGCAGGGGCACACCGAACTTCGAGGTGGCCGTCGCCGTGCTCATCGCACCGATGGAACCGCCGCCCACCTGCGGATTCACGCGCAGCCCGAGGACCGATGCCGATCGCGGTGAGCGCAGCTCCCCGATCCGGCGGAGCTCGTCGAGGCTGTCGGCGTTCACGGCCACGCCGAGTGCCAACGCCAGCCGGAGTTCCTCCCGGGTCTTGGCGGGGGAGTCGAGAACGATCCTCTCGGGTGCGAATCCGGCCTCGACGGCCAGACGCAGCTCACCGGGGCTCGCCACCTCGCACCCCATCCCGCACGCGGCGAGCAGCCGCAGTACCGGGACCAGCGAGGCCGCCTTCGCGGCGAACGTGTGCAGCACGGGTACGCCGGGCACCGCGTCGAAGGCGGCGTGCAGGGCGGCGACCGAACGCCGCACGCCGTCCGTGTCCAGGAAGCCGGCGACGGGCTGTTCCTCGCCGAGCAGTCCGTCCGCGACGGCTTGGCGGAGGGCCTCGGCGAACCCGGCGGAGCGTCCGGCCGGGGGAGGGGCCAGGGGTGCGGCGGAGGTGGTCGGTGTCATACGGCGAGAGTCGTTGATGGCAACCCCACAGGTCTTCGTCGGACAGGACAAGACTGA from Streptomyces sp. NBC_01754 includes:
- a CDS encoding glycosyltransferase family 2 protein; its protein translation is MSSGAVCPTVGVVVLTMNDRPDEFPRAMASLLAQKDVGLDVVVVGNGCRPERVPDGVRTVELPENVGIPEGRNVGASEAEGDYLFFFDNDAHLPDTGTLARLVDELRHDPRLAYVQPRISDPVTGMTLRRWVPRLRASDPTRPGTVTVMAEGVVMIRRDAYDRAGGWPGHFYLFHEGVELAWRLWDLGCTGRYVPDIVVHHPATDPARHDTFYRLNARNRVWVARRNLPLPLIPLNLATWCLITLWRIRDRQAIRVTLAGFREGLAGGHGLRRPMSWRTVLRLTKAGRPPVF
- the panD gene encoding aspartate 1-decarboxylase, with product MMRTMFKSKIHRATVTQADLHYVGSVTIDADLMDAADLLPGELVHIVDIDNGARLETYVIEGERGSGVIGINGAAAHLVHPGDLVILISYAQVDDAEARALVPSVVHVDADNRIVDLGADASAPVPGSRTERSPHAVPAS
- a CDS encoding GNAT family N-acetyltransferase, giving the protein MAAENTSVEIRDDREHGKLVAHEDGAPAGSIAYFVMYPEPGALVAVHTVVGPEYQGRGIAGALAREFYALASSEGVPAVPLCPYVAKWAQRHPEQAPAAPEELVEGARRQLGSHPGLL
- a CDS encoding diaminopimelate decarboxylase, translating into MTPTTSAAPLAPPPAGRSAGFAEALRQAVADGLLGEEQPVAGFLDTDGVRRSVAALHAAFDAVPGVPVLHTFAAKAASLVPVLRLLAACGMGCEVASPGELRLAVEAGFAPERIVLDSPAKTREELRLALALGVAVNADSLDELRRIGELRSPRSASVLGLRVNPQVGGGSIGAMSTATATSKFGVPLRDPGVREQVVDAFAQRGWLTRLHAHVGSQGCPPELIAEGIAETYRLAEEINEAVGVRRITGIDIGGGLPVNFTDDEDRPSFSDYVSALRAAAPGLFDGRYALVTEFGRSLLAKNGFIGARVEYTKDAGGRRIALTHAGAQVATRTVFMPDAWPLRIGAFDAEGLPRKGPLLAQDIAGPCCFAGDVVAHARELPELREGDFVALYDTGAYYFSTHWAYNSLPRPAVYGFVRDDADGGGVRFAPVRDAQSLDSVAAESGLDHADSLTALGTGLPAGRGDEDRNR